The Sorangiineae bacterium MSr11367 genome window below encodes:
- a CDS encoding discoidin domain-containing protein, which produces MTTLSRRRFVSGVGAGAAALLAGFRLDGPRVAHAGPAQAASRDLALYRPATASSTDYAATFPEFAVDGVASAGVRGSGWRAAPGADPQWIAVDLQARCRIESITLTFEATKDDPPFIPSNDGDPWRNTTGWEVLSSAPTAFRLEVSNDGTAWRTVHETTSTAGGVVPIALPSPVTARWVRLVVTHRLHENNPVGLNGFQVYGTCDRDRPPAKGWTAWGTHRMEASALTVAPDGSVPLESGWVLTLDDWAGSSDGAALSGPNVDTSGWLPAMVPGTVLAALVEEGHLPDPVSGMNNFHVPEMLSRHAWWYRRAFTLPRDLDTRPGRRIWLELDGINHKGEVWLNGAAIGTLLHPFARASFDITSALRSSRELQALAVRISPMPTPGNPGDKGPDGNAFVNSARLYLDSPTYLSASGWDWMPSVRDRAAGIWNHVRLRSTGDAVLGDPRVKSVLPYLPDTSAAELTLTVPVRNAGTSSASVMVRAEFDGISVSKSVSVDAGASVNVVFSPADHPELRLEDPELWWPNGYGDPALHDLTITAFIGGEPSDRRTTRFGIRQFDYSYDLPIVIDPGTSSSRQVVEFSKQTARHVRIQCGRRATGWGNSLWTLSVIDGASPDVDLALHGTATASSVDNPWNPPANAVDGDSRTRWSSAYEDNQWIQVDMGRTVSFDRVVLLWETAYAATFTVQVSADGTTWTDVKSVSNAPVPLRISVNGVPVFCRGGNWGWDELLRRMVPDRMNAVMRMHKDMNFTMIRNWIGSSTREEFYARCDENGILVWNDFWQAGPFLDDPPGYGAIARDTILRYRIHPCIVVWCAANETDPPAVVDAAIRKAIAEEDDEILYLGNSAAGFVSGHGPYYWVDPARYFDPNTYDTGNFGFHTEIGIPTVPVAESMRNLAGDAPAWPIGAVWYHHDWSTKGNQGPQHYLSAIDERLGASESLDEFCLKAQFINYENMRAMFEAWNAHLWQDANALLLWMSHPAWHSTVWQTYDYDLDVNGSYYGARKGCEPLHIQADLSKWQVLAVNHTRVAVEGATAIAELYDLAGRALPGAQSQTVNIGASATAPAFTVPFTDSLPPLHLLRLTLMDAEGNVLAENTYWRHRTAADMRALNDLPRTKLTVRTSAVRATGTRRELLATVRNQGKSVAAMVRLSLRDRRTGARILPTEYSDNYLWLLPDETRTISLSWDEKASTAVRVLAEAYNAHD; this is translated from the coding sequence ATGACAACGTTGTCGCGGCGTCGTTTCGTGTCGGGGGTGGGTGCGGGCGCGGCGGCGCTGCTCGCTGGATTTCGCTTGGATGGTCCACGCGTCGCGCACGCGGGGCCGGCGCAAGCAGCGAGTCGGGATTTGGCTTTGTACCGTCCCGCCACGGCATCCTCGACCGACTACGCGGCGACGTTTCCCGAATTCGCGGTCGACGGCGTTGCCAGTGCAGGCGTGCGCGGCTCGGGTTGGCGGGCGGCGCCGGGCGCTGATCCGCAATGGATCGCGGTCGACCTGCAGGCGCGCTGTCGGATCGAATCCATTACGCTGACCTTCGAGGCCACCAAAGACGATCCTCCGTTCATCCCGTCGAACGACGGTGATCCTTGGCGAAATACCACGGGATGGGAAGTGCTTTCGAGCGCCCCCACCGCGTTCCGCCTCGAAGTCTCCAACGACGGAACGGCATGGCGAACCGTGCACGAGACGACGTCGACCGCGGGCGGCGTCGTGCCGATTGCCCTGCCGTCTCCCGTGACCGCACGGTGGGTTCGCTTGGTGGTGACCCATCGGCTGCACGAGAACAACCCGGTGGGCCTCAATGGGTTCCAAGTGTATGGCACCTGCGATCGCGATCGCCCGCCGGCCAAGGGCTGGACCGCGTGGGGCACGCACCGGATGGAGGCTTCCGCTTTGACGGTGGCTCCCGATGGCTCGGTGCCGCTCGAATCGGGGTGGGTCCTCACGTTGGATGATTGGGCCGGAAGCAGCGACGGTGCTGCGCTATCCGGTCCGAACGTGGACACCTCGGGATGGCTGCCCGCGATGGTGCCGGGCACCGTGTTGGCCGCCTTGGTCGAAGAGGGGCACCTACCCGATCCCGTGTCGGGCATGAATAACTTTCACGTGCCGGAAATGCTCTCGCGGCATGCGTGGTGGTACCGCAGGGCATTCACCTTGCCGCGCGACCTCGACACGCGCCCGGGACGCCGCATTTGGCTCGAGCTCGACGGCATCAACCACAAGGGCGAAGTCTGGCTCAATGGTGCAGCCATTGGCACCTTGTTGCATCCGTTCGCGCGCGCGTCGTTCGACATTACGTCGGCGCTTCGTTCGAGCCGCGAACTGCAAGCGCTGGCCGTGCGGATTTCGCCCATGCCCACGCCGGGCAATCCCGGTGACAAGGGGCCGGACGGCAATGCCTTCGTGAACTCGGCGCGCCTGTACCTCGATTCGCCCACATACCTGTCCGCCTCCGGGTGGGATTGGATGCCGTCGGTGCGCGATCGGGCGGCGGGCATTTGGAACCATGTGCGGCTGCGCTCGACCGGCGATGCGGTCCTCGGCGATCCGCGGGTCAAGTCGGTGCTTCCGTACCTTCCGGACACGAGTGCGGCCGAGCTCACCTTGACGGTCCCCGTTCGCAATGCCGGGACCTCGAGTGCCTCGGTGATGGTGCGTGCGGAGTTCGACGGCATTTCGGTCAGCAAGTCCGTCTCCGTCGATGCCGGCGCGAGCGTGAACGTCGTCTTCAGCCCCGCGGACCACCCCGAGCTGCGCCTCGAAGATCCCGAACTATGGTGGCCCAACGGCTACGGCGATCCGGCGCTTCACGATCTCACCATCACGGCCTTCATCGGCGGCGAGCCGAGCGATCGACGTACGACGCGATTCGGTATTCGGCAATTCGATTACAGTTACGATTTGCCCATCGTCATCGACCCGGGGACGAGTTCTTCCCGCCAGGTCGTCGAGTTTTCGAAGCAGACGGCGCGCCATGTGCGCATTCAATGCGGACGGCGTGCCACGGGGTGGGGCAATTCGTTGTGGACCCTGTCGGTCATCGACGGCGCATCACCCGACGTCGACTTGGCCTTGCATGGCACGGCCACCGCGTCCTCGGTCGACAATCCATGGAATCCTCCGGCCAACGCCGTCGACGGCGATTCGCGCACGCGCTGGTCGTCCGCCTACGAAGACAACCAATGGATCCAGGTCGATATGGGGCGAACCGTCTCGTTCGACCGGGTCGTGTTGCTCTGGGAGACGGCGTATGCGGCGACCTTCACCGTGCAAGTGTCGGCCGATGGGACTACGTGGACCGACGTGAAGTCGGTGAGCAACGCGCCGGTTCCCCTGCGCATCAGCGTGAACGGCGTGCCGGTGTTCTGCCGCGGCGGCAATTGGGGTTGGGACGAGCTGCTCCGCCGCATGGTGCCCGATCGGATGAACGCGGTCATGCGGATGCACAAGGACATGAACTTCACCATGATCCGCAATTGGATCGGGTCGAGCACTCGGGAAGAGTTTTACGCGCGCTGCGACGAAAACGGCATTCTCGTGTGGAACGATTTCTGGCAGGCGGGCCCCTTCCTCGACGACCCGCCGGGGTACGGCGCCATCGCGCGGGATACGATTCTGCGCTACCGCATTCACCCCTGCATCGTGGTGTGGTGCGCGGCCAACGAGACGGATCCGCCGGCGGTGGTCGATGCGGCCATTCGCAAGGCAATCGCTGAGGAAGACGACGAGATTCTCTACCTGGGCAATTCTGCGGCCGGGTTCGTGTCCGGCCATGGTCCCTATTATTGGGTGGATCCTGCGAGGTATTTCGATCCGAATACGTATGATACCGGTAACTTCGGATTTCACACCGAGATAGGCATCCCCACGGTGCCCGTCGCCGAGAGCATGCGCAATCTGGCGGGTGACGCCCCGGCATGGCCCATCGGTGCGGTGTGGTACCACCACGACTGGTCCACCAAAGGCAACCAGGGACCGCAGCATTACTTGAGCGCCATCGACGAGCGTCTCGGGGCCTCGGAGAGCCTGGACGAGTTTTGCCTCAAGGCGCAATTCATCAACTACGAGAACATGCGCGCCATGTTCGAAGCGTGGAATGCCCATTTGTGGCAAGATGCGAACGCGCTCCTGCTCTGGATGTCGCACCCTGCATGGCATAGCACCGTGTGGCAGACGTACGACTACGACCTGGACGTCAACGGCAGCTATTACGGAGCACGCAAAGGCTGCGAGCCGCTGCACATTCAGGCGGATCTTTCGAAGTGGCAAGTGCTCGCGGTCAACCACACGCGCGTCGCCGTGGAAGGCGCTACGGCCATTGCCGAACTGTACGATCTCGCCGGCCGCGCCCTCCCCGGCGCCCAGTCGCAAACCGTGAACATCGGCGCCTCGGCGACCGCGCCGGCCTTCACCGTGCCGTTCACCGACTCCCTGCCGCCGCTGCACCTGTTGCGATTGACCCTGATGGACGCCGAAGGCAACGTCCTCGCGGAAAATACGTATTGGCGTCACCGCACGGCCGCCGACATGCGCGCGTTGAACGACCTGCCCCGCACCAAGCTCACCGTTCGAACCAGCGCCGTGCGCGCAACGGGCACCCGCCGCGAACTGCTCGCCACCGTGCGCAATCAAGGCAAGAGCGTCGCCGCCATGGTCCGCCTCTCCCTCCGCGACCGCCGCACCGGCGCCCGCATCCTCCCCACCGAGTACAGCGACAACTACCTCTGGCTCCTCCCCGACGAAACCCGCACCATCTCCCTCTCCTGGGACGAAAAAGCCTCCACCGCCGTCCGCGTCCTCGCCGAAGCCTACAACGCACACGATTAG
- a CDS encoding LysR family transcriptional regulator has translation MPDLRLADIETFIAVCRIQSVSNVARQLGVTPSQVSKAVSRLERQFKMKLVDRRAGRSIPSAAGLRIAQRLDEVVGTIHALRSEDPFGKSALLTMASPSYLLGQCLPVLAQAMPQLRFRGVELPPSQIRGLAPEALFDMALTTGADGFGATWHVEQIGEMRSVLIGNPALVESLGTMPIPASKLADVPFITPTYTTQRAVFGDDECPLRVGERKLGHEVQTFGTGLELAVQCPQVVFGPILAARIHLERGLLSIIDVEGWDVRVPLFLASNQDNVKEATRRTVREWLANWLTRCG, from the coding sequence TTGCCCGACCTAAGACTCGCCGACATCGAGACGTTCATCGCCGTATGCCGGATTCAATCGGTGTCGAACGTCGCCCGCCAACTTGGCGTAACGCCGTCGCAAGTTAGCAAGGCCGTGAGCCGGCTCGAACGGCAATTCAAAATGAAGCTGGTCGATCGGCGCGCGGGAAGGAGTATTCCGTCGGCGGCGGGCCTGCGCATCGCCCAGCGGCTCGACGAAGTGGTGGGGACGATCCACGCGCTGCGCAGTGAAGACCCTTTCGGCAAGAGCGCGCTCCTCACCATGGCCTCGCCTTCGTACCTTTTGGGTCAATGTTTGCCGGTGCTCGCGCAAGCAATGCCGCAACTTCGTTTTCGCGGTGTGGAGCTCCCGCCGTCGCAAATCCGCGGTCTCGCCCCCGAGGCCCTCTTCGACATGGCGCTCACCACGGGCGCCGATGGCTTCGGGGCAACGTGGCACGTCGAACAAATCGGCGAAATGCGCAGCGTCCTCATAGGCAACCCCGCGCTGGTCGAGTCACTTGGCACCATGCCGATTCCGGCGTCGAAGCTCGCGGATGTTCCATTCATCACGCCGACGTACACCACACAACGCGCAGTCTTCGGCGACGACGAGTGCCCCCTGCGCGTGGGCGAGCGCAAACTCGGGCACGAGGTGCAAACCTTCGGCACGGGCCTGGAGCTCGCCGTCCAATGCCCCCAAGTCGTATTCGGGCCCATCCTCGCCGCCCGCATCCACCTCGAGCGCGGCCTCCTCTCGATCATCGACGTCGAAGGCTGGGACGTCCGCGTCCCCCTCTTCCTGGCCTCGAACCAAGACAACGTCAAAGAAGCCACCCGCCGCACCGTCCGCGAATGGCTCGCCAACTGGCTCACCCGCTGCGGCTAA
- a CDS encoding aminotransferase class I/II-fold pyridoxal phosphate-dependent enzyme, whose product MIRQETLESLLEDDVLTSRMPDVGLLTRYWRDGCPHGEPICMSFGETWTQVAPGLVTRVTSEPRHVHGYQLSMYGLPALRRAVRDYLIDDHGLDSVAEAGRDFEVAVTWSGTRSAMSDFGRLLLDRGGFWPRTPVVVAAGPSWDYEGVLAPLGYRVHYHALRPERGFRPSLDDVHALLGRIEANPEEQLALIVINAQHNPTAVNWDPDFVSSLIRIAMDRKAAILVDDAYFAVHDEGVPATSALQLLLRELTGRRDPDARTRWLAVRSLGKQFHCNGWGLGAMAADPAILDLLVNRYRLHHSLMYGGVHQHAMADWLRAPESGQFLRNQQRLYTEKRRFIGEFMKTRLHYPEGAVHLGEATSYIMFAAPKEYASIPEGLDRFKADCFRDTGVLFAPAWPWPYDAHAAHHLPYLRMFIGADFDAIRVALRRLADAGFYYDARAHHSRTAKRRMGVDVVGIGT is encoded by the coding sequence ATGATCCGTCAGGAAACCCTCGAATCGCTGCTCGAAGACGACGTGCTCACCAGCCGAATGCCCGACGTGGGCCTTCTGACTCGATATTGGAGAGACGGCTGTCCGCATGGCGAGCCAATCTGTATGAGCTTTGGCGAAACCTGGACCCAAGTGGCACCAGGCCTGGTCACCCGCGTGACCTCCGAACCGCGGCATGTCCACGGGTACCAGCTTTCCATGTATGGACTTCCGGCACTCCGGCGGGCAGTGCGCGACTACCTGATCGATGACCATGGGCTCGACAGCGTCGCGGAGGCTGGGCGCGATTTCGAGGTGGCGGTCACATGGTCGGGCACCCGCAGTGCGATGTCCGACTTCGGCCGGCTGCTGCTCGACCGGGGTGGCTTCTGGCCGCGTACGCCGGTGGTGGTGGCCGCGGGACCGAGTTGGGATTACGAGGGAGTGCTGGCACCGCTCGGATACCGCGTGCACTACCATGCGCTGCGTCCGGAAAGAGGATTCCGTCCCTCACTCGACGACGTGCACGCGCTGCTCGGTCGCATCGAGGCCAACCCCGAGGAGCAGCTCGCCCTCATCGTCATCAATGCCCAACACAACCCGACGGCGGTCAATTGGGATCCGGATTTCGTGTCCTCGTTGATTCGAATCGCCATGGACCGAAAGGCCGCCATCCTGGTCGACGATGCCTACTTCGCGGTGCACGACGAAGGCGTTCCGGCGACGTCGGCGTTGCAACTTCTTTTGCGCGAGCTGACAGGCCGGCGCGATCCGGATGCGCGCACCCGATGGCTGGCCGTTCGCTCCCTGGGTAAACAATTCCACTGTAACGGCTGGGGATTGGGCGCGATGGCGGCCGATCCTGCGATATTGGATCTTTTGGTCAATCGCTACCGTCTGCATCATTCGTTGATGTACGGTGGCGTTCATCAGCATGCGATGGCCGATTGGCTTCGCGCACCGGAGAGCGGGCAGTTTCTGCGAAACCAGCAGCGCCTCTACACGGAAAAGCGACGCTTCATTGGCGAATTCATGAAGACGCGTCTGCACTACCCCGAGGGTGCGGTCCATCTCGGTGAAGCCACCTCGTACATCATGTTTGCCGCCCCCAAAGAGTATGCGTCGATTCCAGAAGGGCTGGATCGTTTCAAAGCGGATTGCTTTCGCGATACCGGAGTACTCTTCGCGCCAGCGTGGCCGTGGCCGTACGATGCACATGCTGCGCACCACCTTCCGTATTTGCGTATGTTCATCGGTGCGGATTTCGATGCCATACGTGTCGCGCTTCGTCGGCTGGCCGATGCAGGGTTTTACTACGACGCTCGCGCGCACCATTCACGGACTGCAAAACGACGAATGGGGGTGGACGTGGTTGGCATAGGTACCTAG
- a CDS encoding class I SAM-dependent methyltransferase, translated as MSDVGARMRTGHPHIAEGDAYILERVREFGRSRRAPRVLNVGCGGGYLAWRIAQEIPEVQIIAQEDYAPALDELHTRLGGTRARVVTMPVEEWSEPVDMVIGWGAHHHMMPSYVERVREFLTEGGVFLLGDEFCPEYCNEADRRRIDRANIIAIVDGFVLTNAAELSEHARSGRVPDAARDMESRRQQALWRWYRYVVDYAMERHYIDIASYELNAAHNDLRTGSSEEHKVSASIVERDLALRGFRQRSRHALGPVDEPEHRSFVLYELVRDTPRR; from the coding sequence ATGAGCGACGTGGGTGCGAGGATGCGAACCGGCCATCCGCATATTGCGGAGGGGGACGCCTATATTCTCGAGCGCGTTCGAGAGTTCGGGCGAAGCCGCCGTGCGCCGCGCGTGCTCAACGTCGGCTGCGGGGGCGGCTACCTGGCGTGGCGCATTGCCCAAGAGATCCCCGAGGTCCAGATCATCGCCCAGGAAGACTACGCGCCCGCGTTGGACGAACTGCACACGCGCCTGGGCGGCACACGTGCACGTGTGGTCACCATGCCCGTCGAAGAGTGGTCCGAGCCCGTCGACATGGTCATTGGCTGGGGCGCGCACCACCACATGATGCCGTCCTACGTCGAACGCGTGCGCGAGTTCCTCACCGAGGGGGGCGTGTTCCTCCTCGGCGACGAATTCTGTCCCGAATATTGCAACGAGGCCGACCGACGTCGGATCGATCGCGCCAATATCATTGCCATCGTGGACGGTTTCGTCCTCACGAATGCGGCCGAGCTCTCCGAGCATGCGCGCAGCGGGCGCGTTCCCGATGCGGCTCGCGACATGGAATCACGACGCCAGCAGGCGTTGTGGCGCTGGTACCGATACGTCGTCGATTACGCGATGGAGCGCCATTACATCGATATTGCATCGTACGAGCTCAATGCCGCCCACAACGATCTGCGGACCGGCTCCAGCGAAGAGCACAAAGTTTCGGCCAGCATCGTGGAACGCGATTTGGCCTTGCGCGGTTTCCGCCAGCGTTCTCGCCACGCGCTCGGTCCCGTCGACGAGCCGGAGCACCGGAGCTTCGTCCTTTACGAACTCGTACGTGACACTCCGCGTCGATAA
- a CDS encoding lantibiotic dehydratase: MLRVPLLARGRVRTTWQAPSEGDAEAVRDYLSRLAADSHFREAVEISSPTLVRIWNRLLAGDAMHPTDRQKAVRALTRYWLRAATRPTPFGLMAGVLSTEFGDRAEGELHAGGCKAVRPDRGRLAKLVARWEQDPVIACRLRVTVNNLCLDPEPHLRLRFHGRPEVLHAQLLPRLHELARDLRLKGLARGLRLDTYVPETVRYGGPEAMRLAETAFFGDSRLALARLRAPGTDPLLDTACDVVELVRAFHQGYGASWSSWLTAVYPKDLAHHQAFVARRREALARISLDGSAKPDDALADVQGAMQGFGRRLCELAVDIDDVLGSVLHMHCNRRLGIDAKSESQVMAIARGAVQAHLDRRRAMA; this comes from the coding sequence ATGCTTCGCGTGCCACTTTTGGCCCGCGGCAGGGTGCGCACGACGTGGCAGGCACCGTCGGAGGGCGACGCGGAGGCCGTTCGCGATTACCTCTCGAGGCTGGCGGCCGATTCCCATTTTCGTGAGGCGGTGGAGATCTCGAGTCCGACCTTGGTGCGGATTTGGAATCGATTGCTCGCAGGGGATGCGATGCACCCCACGGACCGACAAAAAGCCGTGCGCGCCCTCACGCGCTATTGGCTTCGCGCGGCCACCCGGCCGACACCGTTCGGGCTGATGGCCGGAGTCCTTTCGACTGAATTTGGCGATCGGGCCGAGGGTGAGCTGCACGCGGGCGGATGCAAAGCCGTGCGTCCGGATCGCGGGCGGCTGGCGAAACTCGTGGCCCGATGGGAGCAGGATCCGGTCATTGCGTGCCGCCTTCGGGTGACGGTCAACAACCTGTGCTTGGACCCCGAGCCGCATCTGCGCCTGCGGTTTCATGGCCGGCCCGAAGTGTTGCACGCGCAGCTGTTGCCTCGGTTGCACGAGCTCGCGCGTGATCTTCGCCTCAAGGGACTCGCGCGGGGCCTTCGCTTGGACACCTACGTGCCCGAAACGGTTCGCTACGGTGGTCCGGAGGCGATGCGGCTCGCCGAGACGGCCTTCTTTGGCGATAGCCGCCTCGCGCTCGCTCGGCTTCGCGCACCGGGGACGGACCCTTTGCTGGACACGGCGTGCGACGTCGTCGAGCTCGTGCGCGCGTTCCACCAAGGGTACGGCGCGTCCTGGTCCTCGTGGCTCACAGCCGTGTATCCGAAAGATCTGGCGCACCACCAGGCCTTCGTCGCGCGCCGGCGCGAGGCGTTGGCGCGCATCTCCCTCGACGGATCGGCAAAACCGGATGATGCCTTGGCCGACGTCCAAGGCGCGATGCAGGGCTTCGGGCGCCGGCTGTGCGAGCTTGCCGTCGATATCGACGATGTCTTGGGCTCCGTCCTCCATATGCATTGCAACCGGCGGTTGGGCATCGATGCCAAGTCCGAGTCGCAGGTGATGGCCATTGCCCGCGGCGCCGTGCAAGCCCACCTCGATCGCCGTCGAGCGATGGCATGA
- a CDS encoding lanthionine synthetase C family protein has translation MSAPAWVHRLAERLRDPASIVPNAEWHPTSLGDGYPGIGLLFASLAGESPEWARAAHAHLSAALSAARPSNSECLFVGIPAVAFAARASVRRPGEYAKLLKAADQRVAAQAERILAADGLRLRAGTAGVPMAVYDVVSGLSGLGRYLLACGPEHEALTERILMHLVALTRPVDHHGQRAPGWLTPDGQLNLGLAHGIPGPLALLALAFEMGIRTPGHEQAIRTIVEWILARQGHDDDGPYWPAAIPLEHEVHSPSAPLPPTRTAWCYGAPGIARALHLASRALGESSWCDAACSALESALRRPPEQQRLDDTSLCHGGAGLARIVGIIAQETGSSALSRAYMHLVSNLIEQANDESPFIWSHRPGFLEGGVGVALTLLGPPERAPARNLPWEAALLLQ, from the coding sequence ATGAGCGCGCCGGCTTGGGTGCACCGGCTTGCCGAACGGCTGCGCGATCCTGCGTCCATCGTGCCCAATGCGGAGTGGCACCCCACGTCGCTGGGCGATGGTTATCCAGGCATCGGACTGCTCTTCGCGTCGCTCGCGGGGGAGAGCCCCGAGTGGGCGCGTGCGGCGCACGCGCATTTGTCGGCCGCACTCTCAGCGGCGCGCCCGAGCAATTCCGAGTGCCTCTTCGTCGGGATCCCCGCCGTGGCCTTTGCAGCCCGCGCATCCGTGCGGCGTCCCGGCGAGTATGCCAAGTTGCTCAAAGCCGCCGACCAACGGGTTGCGGCACAGGCCGAGCGGATTCTCGCGGCCGATGGCCTCCGTCTCCGCGCGGGCACGGCCGGAGTGCCCATGGCCGTGTACGACGTCGTCTCGGGGCTGAGCGGCCTCGGGCGCTATTTGCTGGCATGCGGGCCCGAACACGAGGCGCTTACGGAACGAATTCTCATGCATCTGGTGGCGTTGACACGCCCCGTGGATCACCATGGCCAGCGCGCGCCGGGTTGGCTAACGCCCGACGGTCAGCTCAATTTGGGGCTCGCCCATGGCATCCCTGGGCCACTCGCCTTGCTTGCGCTCGCCTTCGAAATGGGGATTCGCACCCCAGGGCACGAGCAGGCCATTCGCACCATCGTAGAATGGATACTTGCGCGCCAAGGGCATGACGACGACGGTCCGTATTGGCCAGCGGCCATTCCCCTCGAACACGAGGTGCATTCGCCGTCCGCGCCCCTGCCGCCGACCCGCACGGCGTGGTGTTACGGTGCTCCGGGGATTGCGCGCGCACTGCACCTGGCATCCCGCGCCCTCGGCGAGTCCAGTTGGTGCGACGCCGCTTGTTCGGCCCTCGAATCGGCCTTGCGGCGACCGCCCGAACAACAGCGACTCGACGATACGAGCCTTTGCCACGGGGGCGCCGGATTGGCGCGAATCGTCGGCATCATCGCCCAGGAAACCGGGTCGAGCGCCCTATCGCGCGCCTATATGCATTTGGTTTCGAATTTAATCGAGCAAGCCAACGACGAAAGTCCCTTCATCTGGAGCCATCGTCCAGGATTTCTCGAAGGAGGTGTCGGCGTTGCGCTGACGCTTCTCGGCCCCCCGGAAAGAGCGCCTGCGCGCAACCTTCCATGGGAAGCGGCGCTGTTGCTTCAGTAA
- a CDS encoding cupin domain-containing protein, with translation MTATTYRSHLEQPFKTVGLGVHVSVLRRHGGQDDGMTMVFRMDKGAQAPHHSHPGGEETYLVSGKLRVGSRVLLPGDYLWTEPGEVHDGFAEEDSLFFVVLPGGVQLTEGDHEIRPAIRTK, from the coding sequence ATGACCGCGACGACATACCGTTCCCATCTCGAGCAACCCTTCAAGACCGTAGGCCTCGGCGTGCACGTCTCCGTACTCCGCCGGCACGGCGGCCAAGACGATGGCATGACCATGGTCTTTCGCATGGATAAGGGCGCCCAAGCCCCGCACCATTCGCATCCCGGCGGCGAGGAGACGTACCTCGTCTCGGGCAAGCTCCGAGTCGGCTCACGCGTGCTGCTACCGGGCGACTACCTTTGGACCGAACCAGGAGAAGTCCACGATGGCTTCGCAGAGGAAGACAGTCTTTTCTTCGTGGTTCTTCCCGGCGGCGTTCAATTGACCGAAGGTGACCATGAAATTCGTCCGGCCATTCGTACGAAATAA
- a CDS encoding LysR substrate-binding domain-containing protein, with product MSSILEMRHLRLVRAIADEGGVTRAAARLHLTQSAVSHQLTELEGRLGVLLFTRVRRQLKLTPAGGHLLEAARTMLTDLARVERELQHAGTRKRETFRIVVECFTAYHWLPPILAALATEYPYVDVRIALGATREPVAALLRGELELAVVSSPVRDRALVVQKLFSDEWTIIVAPDHPLASRPYVSAVELGREKVLTHEAPRADVERFRELMANERASVPRSANVPLTEALVELVKAKQGVGLVSRWAVAPHLARGEVVARRFTRKGLPETWSAVYRHDAATRFPLAHFAELLRALRP from the coding sequence ATGTCGTCGATCCTCGAGATGCGTCACCTGCGGCTCGTGCGCGCCATTGCCGACGAAGGCGGCGTCACGCGTGCGGCGGCGCGCCTTCATCTGACCCAATCGGCGGTGAGCCACCAGCTCACCGAGCTCGAGGGCCGGCTGGGCGTGCTTCTCTTCACCCGGGTGCGCCGGCAGTTGAAGCTCACGCCCGCGGGGGGGCACCTGCTCGAGGCCGCGCGCACCATGCTGACCGATCTGGCCCGCGTCGAGCGCGAGTTGCAGCATGCGGGCACCCGCAAACGCGAGACCTTCCGCATCGTCGTGGAATGCTTCACCGCGTACCATTGGCTGCCGCCCATTCTGGCCGCGCTCGCCACCGAGTACCCCTACGTCGACGTGCGCATTGCCCTCGGGGCGACGCGCGAGCCCGTCGCTGCGCTCCTTCGCGGTGAGTTGGAGCTCGCCGTGGTGAGCTCCCCCGTGCGCGACCGCGCGCTGGTCGTTCAAAAGCTCTTCTCCGACGAATGGACGATCATCGTCGCCCCGGATCATCCGCTGGCCTCGCGGCCTTACGTCAGCGCCGTCGAGCTCGGGCGCGAGAAGGTCCTCACGCACGAGGCGCCGCGGGCCGACGTGGAGCGCTTCCGTGAGCTCATGGCCAACGAGCGCGCCAGCGTGCCGCGCTCCGCGAACGTGCCGCTCACCGAGGCACTGGTCGAGCTGGTGAAGGCCAAACAAGGTGTCGGGCTCGTTTCACGCTGGGCCGTGGCGCCGCATCTCGCACGCGGCGAGGTCGTGGCCCGGCGCTTCACGCGCAAGGGCCTCCCCGAAACGTGGTCGGCCGTATACCGCCACGACGCGGCCACGCGATTTCCGCTGGCCCACTTCGCCGAGCTGCTGCGCGCGCTGCGCCCGTGA